From a region of the Spelaeicoccus albus genome:
- a CDS encoding glycoside hydrolase family 172 protein: MLPTGIAVLRDIETRSISPENFDGAKAGGGRATEGTGAAPAADLGTGWKVSPSVDIPASSTFEMASIAGPAKITHIWLTTHRNNWRSLVLRAYWNGAEQPAIEVPLGDFFANGWGTFAQVGSAMVAANPHGGFNSYWPMPFTGSARLTIENLADSVATLYYQVTYDQGAPIAEEAAASGVLHAQFRRSNPLPDKETHPIVTGVTGRGQYVGTYMAWGVNSPGWWGEGEIKFYLDGDREYPTICGTGTEDYFGGAWNFDVPGTGYTEFSTPYLGMPQVLRPDGLYNSQQRFGMYRWHVPDPIRFHEDLTVDIQALGWKPGHRYNPLHDDIASTAFFYLDRDTARRPDFPGADFLLTAGEPMDPLT, encoded by the coding sequence ATGCTCCCCACCGGCATCGCAGTGCTTCGCGACATCGAGACCAGGTCGATCAGCCCCGAGAACTTCGACGGCGCGAAAGCCGGCGGCGGCCGTGCCACCGAAGGCACCGGCGCGGCCCCGGCCGCCGACTTGGGCACCGGATGGAAGGTCTCCCCCAGCGTCGACATCCCCGCGTCGTCCACGTTCGAGATGGCGTCGATCGCCGGTCCGGCCAAGATCACCCACATCTGGCTCACCACCCACCGCAACAACTGGCGTTCCCTGGTGTTGCGGGCGTATTGGAACGGCGCCGAGCAGCCGGCAATCGAAGTGCCGCTTGGCGATTTCTTCGCCAACGGGTGGGGCACCTTCGCCCAGGTCGGCTCGGCGATGGTTGCCGCGAATCCGCACGGCGGGTTCAACAGCTATTGGCCCATGCCGTTCACCGGATCGGCCCGACTGACAATTGAAAACCTCGCCGACAGCGTTGCCACGCTCTATTACCAGGTGACGTACGACCAGGGGGCGCCGATCGCCGAGGAGGCAGCGGCGTCCGGAGTCCTGCACGCGCAGTTCCGGCGCTCGAACCCGTTGCCGGACAAGGAGACCCACCCGATAGTCACGGGCGTGACGGGCCGCGGACAGTACGTTGGCACGTATATGGCGTGGGGCGTGAACTCGCCGGGTTGGTGGGGCGAAGGAGAGATCAAGTTCTACTTGGACGGCGATCGGGAGTACCCGACGATTTGCGGCACCGGCACCGAGGACTACTTTGGCGGCGCCTGGAATTTCGACGTACCGGGCACCGGATATACCGAATTCAGCACTCCGTACCTCGGAATGCCGCAGGTCTTGCGCCCGGACGGCCTCTACAACTCGCAACAGCGATTCGGCATGTACAGGTGGCACGTCCCCGACCCCATCCGGTTCCACGAGGATCTCACCGTCGACATCCAGGCGCTCGGGTGGAAACCGGGCCACCGGTACAACCCGTTGCACGACGACATCGCGTCCACGGCGTTCTTCTACCTCGACCGGGACACCGCGCGCCGTCCCGATTTTCCGGGCGCCGATTTTTTACTCACGGCGGGTGAGCCGATGGACCCGCTGACCTGA
- a CDS encoding amino-acid N-acetyltransferase, producing MMSQPAGHRPHDFIDSGHSPRRPQSAGEGAARADNAAGPDGIEFEVRRARTSDVKTIRRLVEPLAEDRILLGKDAVSYFEGLQEFKIVTAGPTRAVAGNGGGETVACGALHVLWEDLAEVRTVATDARWRGRGIGRRLIESLLADAADLGVRRVFCLTFEVSFFTGLGFTPIDGAPVEPDVYAELLRSHDEGVAEFLDLARVKPNTLGNTRMLKIL from the coding sequence ATGATGTCTCAACCCGCCGGCCACCGCCCGCACGACTTCATCGATTCCGGCCACTCGCCAAGAAGGCCGCAGAGCGCAGGTGAGGGCGCCGCCCGGGCCGACAACGCGGCGGGCCCGGACGGCATCGAATTCGAAGTACGCCGGGCACGCACGTCCGATGTCAAAACGATCCGCCGGCTTGTCGAGCCGCTTGCCGAAGATCGGATTCTGCTCGGTAAGGACGCTGTGTCGTATTTCGAAGGCCTACAAGAATTCAAAATCGTCACGGCCGGCCCTACGCGCGCGGTGGCCGGAAACGGCGGCGGGGAAACCGTCGCGTGCGGCGCCCTGCACGTGTTGTGGGAGGATCTGGCCGAAGTGCGCACCGTTGCCACTGACGCACGGTGGCGCGGCCGCGGGATCGGCCGCCGGCTGATTGAATCCCTGCTGGCCGATGCGGCCGATCTCGGCGTGCGCCGAGTGTTTTGCCTGACGTTTGAGGTGAGCTTTTTCACGGGGCTCGGCTTTACGCCGATCGATGGAGCCCCGGTGGAGCCCGACGTGTACGCCGAACTGCTGCGCTCGCACGACGAAGGCGTTGCGGAATTCCTCGACCTGGCGCGCGTGAAACCCAATACGCTCGGCAACACCCGGATGTTGAAAATCCTCTAG
- a CDS encoding GH116 family glycosyl-hydrolase has protein sequence MHAWPHVRQFAGDALAAVKMPVGGIGTGCISVGGRGQLVDWELFNRPGVGFNPAAFFAVDLRSSSLHATRVLESELGPAERSGPGGSEATMHGLPRFRRSTFAHAYPLGQVHLTDPDLPVTADLHVFNPLVPGDADASGAPALSYRADITNTGDAELAVSVCANMQNVAGAATGKQIRAGGAFRLVEADGVTTLLGSHSTSDAPGESDGTVGLSVLGDVPASHRLNWAKRTWGDSLLEFWDDFTEDGRVTEPDVGADTPTGTLTVGKRIAPGETVSFRFLITWHFPHRRAWTHAFDSYGLGPYSDDFIGNHYCGMDSDAAAVAARLAPRLAGDEQRTIEFVRKVADALPASVADAALANLAVLKSPTCFRTADGRFYAWEGCWPHEGSCHGSCTHVWNYQYALERLFPELAWSMRRTEFVDSLDERGMMSFRTGLPAEKYANAWPTGAADGQMGAIVRMHRLWKITGDDARLAELWPGVRSALEFAWIPGGWDADKDGLMEGCQHNTMDVEYYGPSGVIQSWYLAALAAGTEMARALGCDDFADDCERVLTSGARLTDSELFNGDYYRQRVIPAGTDKNIADGLRIRYPDPDADVGSEDLESPDLQIAGGCTADQLVGHAMAALGGLDTRLDPARVRTAMGSVYRFNHRDDFHGHFNHMRTFAAGDEAGLLVCTFPYGDRPARPLPYCNEVWTGLEYSAAIGLILAGRRDEGLRVVADVRSRYDGRARNPFDEVECGSHYVRSMASWGVAEALGLFAS, from the coding sequence ATGCATGCGTGGCCGCACGTCCGCCAGTTCGCCGGCGACGCACTCGCCGCCGTCAAAATGCCTGTCGGCGGTATCGGCACCGGCTGCATCAGTGTGGGCGGTCGCGGCCAGCTGGTCGACTGGGAGTTGTTCAATCGCCCGGGCGTCGGCTTCAACCCTGCCGCGTTCTTCGCCGTCGACCTGCGCTCGTCGTCGCTGCACGCCACCCGGGTGCTGGAAAGCGAACTCGGGCCGGCCGAGCGCTCCGGTCCGGGCGGATCCGAGGCCACCATGCACGGCCTACCACGGTTCCGCCGCAGCACGTTTGCCCACGCCTACCCGCTCGGCCAGGTGCACCTCACCGACCCGGACCTGCCCGTGACCGCGGACTTGCACGTGTTCAATCCGCTCGTCCCGGGCGATGCCGATGCCAGCGGTGCACCGGCGCTGAGCTACCGGGCGGACATCACGAACACCGGTGACGCCGAACTGGCGGTCTCGGTGTGCGCGAACATGCAAAATGTCGCCGGTGCCGCCACGGGCAAGCAAATCCGCGCGGGAGGAGCGTTTCGACTGGTTGAAGCGGACGGCGTGACGACGTTGCTCGGTTCCCACTCGACTTCCGACGCGCCCGGCGAATCGGACGGGACCGTCGGGCTCAGCGTGCTCGGCGACGTACCGGCGTCACACCGACTGAACTGGGCCAAACGGACGTGGGGCGATTCACTCCTCGAGTTCTGGGACGATTTCACGGAAGACGGCCGGGTGACGGAGCCGGACGTCGGAGCCGACACCCCGACCGGCACCCTGACGGTCGGCAAGCGAATTGCACCGGGCGAGACTGTCTCGTTCCGATTCCTCATCACCTGGCATTTCCCGCATCGGCGAGCGTGGACCCACGCGTTCGATTCCTACGGGCTCGGCCCCTATTCCGATGATTTCATCGGTAACCACTACTGCGGCATGGACTCGGACGCCGCCGCCGTCGCCGCACGGCTCGCGCCCCGCCTGGCCGGCGACGAGCAGCGAACCATCGAGTTCGTTCGGAAAGTAGCCGATGCGCTGCCGGCCTCCGTCGCGGACGCCGCGCTTGCCAATCTCGCCGTTTTGAAGTCCCCTACCTGCTTTCGCACTGCCGACGGCCGGTTTTACGCGTGGGAAGGATGCTGGCCGCACGAGGGCAGCTGCCACGGCAGTTGCACGCACGTATGGAACTACCAGTACGCCCTCGAACGACTCTTCCCCGAACTCGCCTGGAGCATGCGCCGTACCGAGTTCGTCGATTCGCTCGACGAACGCGGCATGATGAGCTTTCGCACCGGCCTTCCCGCCGAGAAGTACGCCAATGCGTGGCCGACCGGGGCGGCCGACGGTCAGATGGGTGCGATAGTGCGGATGCACCGACTGTGGAAGATCACCGGCGACGACGCGCGGCTGGCCGAGCTGTGGCCGGGAGTGCGCAGCGCCTTGGAATTCGCGTGGATCCCGGGAGGCTGGGACGCCGACAAGGACGGCCTGATGGAAGGCTGCCAACACAACACCATGGACGTCGAGTACTACGGCCCGTCCGGTGTGATCCAGTCCTGGTATCTTGCCGCTCTTGCGGCCGGCACGGAGATGGCTCGGGCGCTCGGCTGCGACGATTTCGCCGACGACTGCGAGCGCGTGCTGACAAGCGGGGCGCGCCTGACCGACAGTGAACTGTTCAATGGGGACTATTACCGGCAGCGGGTGATCCCGGCCGGTACGGATAAGAACATCGCCGACGGACTGCGGATCCGGTACCCCGATCCGGATGCCGACGTCGGCTCCGAAGACCTCGAATCACCGGACTTGCAGATCGCCGGCGGATGCACGGCCGATCAGCTCGTGGGTCACGCCATGGCCGCCCTTGGCGGACTCGACACCCGTCTGGACCCGGCCCGCGTCCGGACGGCCATGGGAAGCGTCTACCGGTTCAACCACCGGGACGATTTTCACGGGCATTTCAATCACATGCGCACCTTCGCGGCCGGCGACGAGGCGGGCCTGTTGGTCTGCACGTTCCCCTACGGCGATAGGCCGGCCAGGCCGCTGCCGTACTGCAACGAGGTGTGGACCGGTCTGGAGTATTCGGCAGCCATCGGGCTGATCCTTGCCGGACGACGAGACGAGGGACTCCGAGTCGTGGCGGACGTCCGGAGCCGTTACGACGGCCGGGCGCGCAACCCTTTCGACGAAGTCGAATGCGGTAGCCACTACGTGCGCTCGATGGCGTCGTGGGGCGTTGCCGAGGCGCTCGGCCTATTTGCTTCCTGA
- a CDS encoding LacI family DNA-binding transcriptional regulator yields MVKIGDVAAAADVSVATVSRTLNNNSTVDPALAERVRAAAESLGYRPNAVARNLRRRRTSVWALVITDIENPFYTAVARGVEDAARSNGYSVLLCNSDEDQEREARYLQVAAGEHVAGLILAPRNASTDVSELRAAGIPVVVVDRSCGAELDTVRTKSSEGARIATEHLLAEGWRRPACITGPADAETAEARHAGSVLAVDAHGTDDLTRHVSYDSEGGRAAAADLLDSDARPDAFFVANSMLALGVLGELRRRALRVGSDVGLVMFDDAPWARLLDPAISVVSQSAYEMGGRAGELLLDRLSGSGPAEPRNEYLPATLIVRESSRR; encoded by the coding sequence GTGGTCAAGATCGGCGATGTCGCTGCAGCGGCCGACGTATCCGTGGCGACGGTGTCACGCACTTTGAACAACAACTCCACCGTCGACCCGGCTCTTGCCGAACGGGTGCGGGCGGCCGCGGAGTCCCTGGGTTACCGCCCGAACGCCGTCGCGCGAAATCTTCGCCGCCGCCGGACATCCGTATGGGCGCTTGTCATCACCGACATCGAAAACCCCTTCTACACGGCCGTGGCACGCGGCGTGGAGGATGCCGCCCGCAGCAACGGATACTCGGTGCTGCTTTGCAATTCCGATGAGGACCAGGAGCGGGAGGCCCGCTACTTGCAAGTCGCGGCCGGCGAGCATGTCGCCGGCCTCATTTTGGCGCCGCGCAATGCGTCGACGGACGTCTCCGAGCTTCGTGCCGCGGGGATCCCGGTTGTCGTTGTCGATCGCTCGTGCGGCGCCGAACTCGACACGGTTCGCACCAAGTCGTCCGAGGGGGCGAGGATCGCTACCGAGCATTTACTGGCTGAAGGCTGGCGTCGTCCGGCATGCATTACCGGCCCCGCGGACGCCGAGACTGCCGAGGCCAGACATGCCGGCTCCGTGCTCGCCGTGGACGCGCACGGCACCGACGATCTCACGCGGCATGTTTCCTACGACAGCGAGGGCGGGAGGGCCGCCGCGGCTGATTTGCTTGATTCCGACGCGCGGCCCGATGCGTTCTTTGTGGCCAATTCGATGTTGGCACTCGGCGTTCTCGGCGAGCTGCGACGCCGGGCACTGCGGGTCGGCTCGGACGTCGGGCTTGTCATGTTCGACGACGCGCCGTGGGCTCGGCTGCTCGATCCCGCGATCTCGGTGGTGTCGCAATCGGCGTACGAGATGGGCGGCCGCGCCGGCGAGTTGCTGCTCGATCGGCTGAGCGGCTCGGGCCCGGCCGAGCCTCGCAACGAATACCTGCCGGCCACGTTGATAGTGCGCGAGAGCTCGCGCCGCTAG
- a CDS encoding carbohydrate ABC transporter permease — translation MALRTGRGQLSARRRRREARAGILFLLPDAVGLIAFVGIPMVLALIVSMFSADGFGNFRFVGMANFEHMVADDLFWRSVRVTALFVLGFVPVTFFLALGLAVLVKDKFPGVGAVRAILFLPNVLSLVVIGVLWQFMLVDKRGVLTQLGGLIGLGDVSWLGTPSLALGTLIVVSVWFTMGYQMFLFLGGLTDIPPEYLDAARIDGAGAWRRFWTVTWPLLAPTSFFVLVTSLVAAVTGVQAFDLVYVLTKGGPANATSTIVFYIYQQAFNFGDYGYAAALTAVTVIFLVIVTAVLLYVTRGGRFNADAD, via the coding sequence GTGGCACTTCGCACCGGGCGCGGCCAACTCAGTGCGCGCCGGCGCCGGCGGGAGGCGCGAGCCGGCATCCTGTTCCTGCTGCCCGACGCCGTCGGCCTCATCGCGTTCGTCGGGATCCCGATGGTGCTGGCCCTCATCGTGTCGATGTTCTCGGCCGACGGGTTTGGAAATTTCCGGTTCGTCGGGATGGCGAATTTCGAGCACATGGTCGCGGACGACCTGTTTTGGCGCAGCGTGCGGGTCACAGCGCTTTTCGTGCTCGGGTTCGTTCCCGTGACGTTCTTCCTTGCGCTGGGACTGGCCGTGTTGGTGAAGGACAAATTTCCCGGGGTCGGGGCGGTTCGGGCCATCCTGTTTCTGCCGAACGTGCTCAGCCTGGTGGTCATCGGAGTGCTGTGGCAATTCATGCTTGTCGACAAACGCGGCGTGCTGACACAGCTCGGCGGACTCATCGGTCTTGGCGACGTGTCATGGCTCGGCACGCCGAGCCTGGCCCTTGGCACCCTCATCGTCGTGAGCGTGTGGTTCACGATGGGCTACCAGATGTTCTTGTTCTTGGGCGGGTTGACCGATATCCCGCCCGAATATCTCGATGCGGCGCGCATTGACGGCGCGGGGGCGTGGCGCCGGTTCTGGACAGTCACATGGCCGCTCCTGGCACCCACCAGCTTCTTCGTGCTCGTGACATCGCTGGTCGCGGCCGTCACCGGTGTCCAGGCTTTCGACCTCGTCTACGTGCTGACAAAGGGCGGGCCGGCGAATGCCACGTCGACGATAGTGTTCTACATCTACCAGCAGGCATTCAATTTCGGCGATTACGGCTATGCCGCCGCCCTGACGGCCGTGACGGTGATCTTCCTTGTCATTGTGACGGCGGTGCTGCTTTACGTGACGAGAGGCGGACGATTCAATGCCGACGCTGACTAA
- a CDS encoding ATP-dependent Clp protease ATP-binding subunit, whose translation MFERFTDRARRVVVLAQEEARMLNHNYIGTEHILLGLIHEGEGVAAKSLESLGISLDAVREQVQEIIGQGQQAPSGHIPFTPRAKKVLELSLREALQLGHNYIGTEHVLLGLIREGEGVAAQVLVKLGADLTRVRQQVIQLLQGYQGKEPANAGGATEGQPSGSLVLDQFGRNLTAAARERKLDPVIGREGQMERVMQVLSRRTKNNPVLIGEPGVGKTAVVEGLAQAIVRGEVPEMLRDKQLYTLDLGSLVAGSRYRGDFEERLKKVLKEIRTRGDIILFIDEIHTLVGAGAAEGAIDAASILKPMLARGELQTIGATTIDEYRKYIEKDAALERRFQPIQVPEPSLAHTIEILKGLRDRYEAHHRVTITDGALTSAANLADRYINDRYLPDKAIDLIDEAGARLRIRRLSAPPEMKEFDEKIAHARREKEAAIDGQDFEKAAGLRDKEKQLIEEKSERERQWKAGDMDVIAEVDEELIAEVLANATGIPIFKLTEEESSRLLRMEDELHKRIIGQDDAVKALSQAIRRTRAGLKDPKRPGGSFIFAGPTGVGKTELAKALAEFLFGDEDSLIQLDMSEFSEKHTVSRLFGSPPGYVGYEEGGQLTEKVRRKPFSVVLFDEVEKAHADIFNSLLQILEDGHLTDSQGRLVDFKNTVIIMTTNLGTRDISKGQQMGFQIEGDHKTDYDRMKRRVNDELKQHFRPEFLNRVDDTIVFPQLSQEEIVQIVDLFVARLDERLHDKDMGIELTSAAKRILATRGYDPVLGARPLRRTIQREVEDQISEKILYGELNSGQIILVDVEGEGDDAVFTFRGESKPELPEVASVTGASDEE comes from the coding sequence ATGTTCGAACGATTTACCGACCGTGCGCGTCGTGTCGTTGTTCTGGCTCAAGAAGAAGCCAGGATGCTCAACCACAACTACATCGGCACCGAGCACATTCTGCTTGGTCTCATCCATGAAGGTGAGGGCGTTGCGGCCAAGTCGCTTGAATCGCTCGGCATCTCTCTTGATGCCGTTCGCGAGCAGGTGCAGGAGATCATCGGTCAGGGCCAGCAGGCGCCGAGCGGTCATATCCCGTTCACGCCGCGTGCCAAGAAGGTGCTCGAGCTGAGCTTGCGCGAGGCGTTGCAGCTCGGCCACAACTACATCGGCACCGAGCACGTCCTGCTCGGCCTGATCCGTGAAGGCGAAGGCGTCGCGGCCCAGGTTCTGGTCAAGCTCGGCGCCGATCTGACCCGGGTACGTCAGCAGGTCATTCAGTTGCTGCAGGGGTATCAGGGCAAGGAGCCGGCGAACGCCGGCGGAGCCACCGAGGGACAGCCGTCCGGATCGCTGGTCCTCGATCAGTTCGGACGCAATCTCACGGCAGCCGCACGCGAACGCAAGCTCGATCCCGTGATAGGGCGCGAAGGCCAAATGGAGCGCGTCATGCAGGTGCTCTCGCGTCGCACCAAGAACAACCCGGTGCTGATCGGCGAGCCGGGAGTCGGCAAGACCGCCGTCGTCGAAGGGCTTGCTCAAGCCATCGTGCGCGGCGAAGTACCGGAGATGCTCCGGGACAAGCAGCTGTACACGCTCGACCTGGGGTCGCTCGTGGCAGGCTCGCGCTACCGCGGCGATTTCGAAGAGCGCTTGAAGAAGGTGCTCAAGGAGATCCGCACCCGCGGCGACATCATCTTGTTCATTGATGAGATTCACACGCTCGTCGGCGCGGGCGCCGCCGAAGGCGCAATCGACGCGGCATCGATCTTGAAGCCGATGCTGGCGCGCGGCGAATTGCAGACCATTGGCGCCACCACCATTGACGAGTACCGCAAGTACATCGAAAAGGACGCGGCTCTTGAGCGGCGCTTCCAGCCGATCCAGGTTCCCGAGCCCTCGCTGGCGCACACCATTGAGATCTTGAAGGGTCTGCGCGACAGGTATGAGGCGCACCACCGCGTGACGATCACCGACGGCGCGTTGACCTCGGCGGCCAATCTGGCCGACCGGTACATCAACGACAGGTACCTGCCGGACAAGGCGATCGATTTGATCGACGAGGCCGGAGCCCGGCTGCGCATCCGCCGGCTCAGCGCCCCGCCCGAGATGAAGGAGTTCGACGAGAAGATCGCCCACGCCAGGCGTGAGAAGGAAGCCGCTATCGACGGCCAGGACTTCGAAAAAGCCGCAGGCCTGCGCGATAAGGAAAAGCAGCTCATCGAGGAGAAGTCCGAACGTGAGCGGCAATGGAAGGCCGGCGATATGGACGTCATCGCCGAGGTCGACGAGGAATTGATCGCCGAGGTTCTGGCGAACGCGACGGGCATCCCGATCTTCAAGCTCACGGAAGAGGAATCCTCCAGGCTGCTGCGGATGGAAGACGAACTGCACAAGCGCATCATCGGCCAGGACGACGCCGTCAAGGCGCTGTCGCAGGCGATCCGACGCACCCGTGCGGGCCTGAAGGATCCGAAGCGCCCGGGTGGATCGTTCATCTTTGCCGGGCCGACCGGTGTCGGCAAGACTGAGCTGGCCAAGGCGCTTGCCGAGTTCTTGTTCGGTGACGAGGATTCGTTGATTCAACTCGATATGAGCGAGTTCAGCGAAAAGCACACCGTCTCGCGGTTGTTCGGTTCGCCTCCCGGCTACGTCGGATACGAAGAGGGCGGCCAGCTGACCGAGAAGGTCCGCCGCAAGCCGTTCTCCGTCGTCCTGTTCGACGAAGTGGAGAAGGCCCACGCGGACATCTTCAACTCGTTGCTGCAGATTCTTGAAGACGGGCATCTGACGGACTCGCAAGGCCGGCTCGTCGATTTCAAGAACACCGTGATCATCATGACCACCAACCTCGGCACTCGGGACATCTCGAAGGGCCAGCAGATGGGCTTCCAAATCGAAGGCGATCACAAGACCGACTACGACCGGATGAAGCGTCGCGTCAACGACGAGCTCAAGCAGCACTTCCGTCCCGAGTTCTTGAACCGTGTCGACGACACCATCGTGTTCCCGCAGCTCAGTCAGGAAGAGATCGTGCAAATCGTCGATCTGTTCGTGGCCCGGCTCGATGAACGGTTGCACGACAAGGACATGGGGATCGAGCTCACCAGCGCGGCCAAGAGGATTCTTGCCACTCGCGGATACGACCCGGTGCTCGGCGCCCGGCCGTTGCGTAGGACCATCCAACGCGAGGTCGAGGATCAGATCTCGGAGAAGATCCTTTACGGGGAGCTCAACTCCGGGCAAATCATCCTGGTCGACGTCGAAGGCGAAGGAGACGACGCCGTGTTCACGTTCCGCGGCGAAAGCAAGCCGGAGCTGCCGGAGGTCGCTTCGGTCACGGGAGCATCCGACGAGGAGTAA
- a CDS encoding extracellular solute-binding protein → MVEYRRLFPHGADEAAAIIGGKVIESDNQQVAARPDGLDRRGFLRLGAGAAAVGAVTPLLASCGGSSGGGSAKELTFWNFYGPAPDKNPASKWFVKMASDWNDSHDVKVKLRYIANKDYVSGNTLQSSFAAGSGPDIFLLSPGDFLRYYNGGVLKDLTPSLKKEVIDDFLPGTLDTRKVDDKIFAVPMESEPLAIYYSKKLFDREGIKHEPRTWDELLDVAKQLTTKKRFGMLFEPEPSVYQNFTWYPYMWQGGGAPVDKNNKGTFDSDPVRAALKLWGDSVKTGVAPKKALGTGSNDAPANLASGYCAMQETGIWSIADLKDKNPDFDYGIFPLPTPPGGKPTTIMGGWAFCANAKGGNPDAAAEFIAWALGSMDKGSIERGRTWNTGAKSNIPVRASVQKAADARGAFDDPNMKFFAHEIAPTGQSEPRYPPKMIKAISNAIQNVQLSGEDSVKAAKTAAANIDNFLKSYKGAPIL, encoded by the coding sequence GTGGTCGAATACCGAAGGCTCTTTCCGCACGGTGCGGACGAGGCGGCCGCAATCATTGGGGGCAAAGTGATCGAGTCTGACAACCAGCAAGTCGCGGCACGGCCGGACGGGCTCGACAGGCGCGGATTCCTTCGCCTGGGAGCCGGAGCGGCAGCTGTCGGAGCGGTCACTCCGTTGTTGGCGTCCTGTGGCGGAAGCAGTGGCGGCGGCAGTGCAAAAGAACTGACGTTCTGGAACTTCTACGGCCCGGCACCGGACAAGAACCCGGCGAGTAAGTGGTTCGTCAAAATGGCGTCGGACTGGAACGACAGCCACGACGTCAAGGTCAAGCTACGGTATATCGCCAACAAGGACTACGTTTCCGGCAATACGCTGCAAAGCTCGTTTGCGGCGGGCAGCGGCCCGGACATTTTCCTTTTGAGCCCGGGCGACTTTCTGCGCTATTACAACGGCGGCGTCCTGAAGGACCTGACGCCGAGTCTGAAGAAGGAAGTCATCGACGATTTCCTGCCCGGGACGCTCGACACGCGCAAAGTCGACGACAAGATCTTTGCCGTCCCCATGGAGAGCGAGCCGCTGGCCATCTATTACTCCAAGAAGCTCTTTGACCGCGAAGGCATCAAACACGAACCGCGGACATGGGACGAACTGCTTGACGTGGCGAAGCAACTGACGACGAAAAAGCGGTTTGGAATGCTGTTCGAACCGGAGCCGAGCGTGTATCAGAATTTCACGTGGTATCCGTACATGTGGCAAGGCGGCGGAGCACCGGTCGACAAGAACAACAAGGGAACCTTCGACTCCGATCCGGTACGTGCGGCCTTGAAACTGTGGGGCGACTCGGTCAAGACCGGGGTGGCCCCCAAAAAGGCGCTCGGCACCGGCAGCAACGACGCGCCGGCCAACCTGGCGAGCGGATATTGCGCCATGCAGGAGACCGGCATTTGGAGCATTGCCGATTTGAAGGACAAGAACCCGGACTTCGACTACGGCATCTTTCCGCTCCCGACCCCTCCGGGCGGCAAGCCCACGACGATCATGGGCGGGTGGGCTTTTTGCGCAAATGCGAAAGGCGGAAACCCGGACGCCGCCGCGGAGTTCATCGCGTGGGCGCTGGGCTCGATGGACAAGGGCAGCATCGAACGCGGTCGCACGTGGAACACGGGAGCGAAGTCGAACATCCCGGTGCGTGCTTCGGTGCAAAAGGCAGCGGACGCCCGGGGAGCCTTTGACGATCCGAACATGAAGTTCTTTGCGCATGAGATCGCCCCGACCGGCCAAAGCGAGCCGCGGTATCCGCCCAAAATGATCAAGGCGATTTCGAACGCCATCCAGAACGTCCAGCTCAGCGGCGAGGACTCCGTCAAAGCAGCAAAGACGGCGGCGGCGAACATCGACAACTTCCTGAAATCCTATAAGGGAGCACCGATCCTCTAG
- a CDS encoding carbohydrate ABC transporter permease, with translation MPTLTKPQTTPARVRPARRRNAEVGRRSMIVRALVAWAIALITMFPVAWLALGAFRDSGDVFSGKIFTPLTVHNFVYVLTEIPFPRYLLNSAIVSVSVTVVALLFHSMAAYALARLRFPGRDLGFTMILSTMLVSMPVILVPLFLIIKWLGLVDTYGGLIVPAIFNAFGIFLLRQYYLNIPRELEEAAELDGCGYPRLYWNVILPLSRPILASLGVLFFLANWNSFIWPLAITQDPKLWVIQLGISSLQGQYSSSWGYILAGALLAAVPTVVVFLLGQRWLVDSLKTSGSK, from the coding sequence ATGCCGACGCTGACTAAGCCGCAGACGACCCCGGCTCGGGTGCGTCCGGCACGGCGCCGGAATGCCGAAGTCGGGCGGCGCTCGATGATAGTACGAGCCCTGGTGGCGTGGGCCATCGCGCTGATCACAATGTTCCCGGTCGCTTGGCTCGCGCTTGGCGCGTTCCGCGATTCCGGCGATGTCTTCTCCGGCAAGATCTTCACGCCGCTCACGGTGCACAACTTCGTCTACGTGCTCACCGAGATCCCGTTTCCGCGGTACCTGCTCAACAGTGCGATCGTGTCGGTCAGCGTCACCGTCGTGGCGCTCCTGTTCCATTCGATGGCCGCGTACGCACTGGCCAGGCTCAGGTTTCCCGGCCGAGATCTTGGCTTCACCATGATCCTTTCCACAATGCTGGTCTCGATGCCGGTGATCCTGGTCCCCTTGTTCTTGATCATCAAATGGCTCGGCCTCGTCGACACGTACGGCGGACTCATCGTGCCGGCCATCTTCAACGCATTCGGCATCTTCTTGCTGCGCCAGTACTACCTGAATATTCCGCGCGAGCTCGAAGAGGCAGCGGAATTGGACGGCTGCGGGTATCCGCGGTTGTACTGGAACGTCATTCTGCCGCTCAGCCGCCCGATTCTTGCGTCCCTTGGCGTCTTGTTCTTCCTGGCGAATTGGAACTCGTTCATTTGGCCGTTGGCAATCACCCAGGATCCCAAGCTATGGGTCATCCAGCTGGGCATTTCCAGCCTGCAGGGGCAGTACTCGTCGTCCTGGGGATATATCCTGGCCGGCGCGCTACTGGCGGCCGTCCCCACCGTCGTCGTGTTCTTGCTCGGACAGCGGTGGCTGGTGGATTCGTTGAAGACGTCAGGAAGCAAATAG